Proteins encoded by one window of Nostoc sp. PCC 7120 = FACHB-418:
- a CDS encoding transposase (programmed frameshift), translated as MWNEYNNPRHIRTLNGVVELQLKIRRCQNKSCMRYKKAYRPEQEGSLALPQNEFGLDVIAYIGALRYQEHRSVPQIHTHLELKGICISKRTVTHLIDRYDELLSLWLKDHKRLKAIVANQGRVILAIDGMQPEIGHEVLWVIRDCLSGEILLAKTLLSSRNEDLVALLLEVANTLDVPIDGVVSDGQQSIRKAVGLALPKIAHGLCHYHYLKEAIKPIYEADRNAKKELKKKVRGLREIERSVTNEDKDLVTIIEDYCSAVRSSITNDGHPPLEASGLKLQENLTLIEQSLERMEKRSALPPPLVNLKHLLAKGLSATASLFSPVRVAYQWVDKASNILNNKIGLDAAGVKQSYQQLLTEMSQQKQKAGTLNTAIDNFIKTTHSYWSGLFHCYEIEDFPRTNNDLEHAFGMLRYHQRRCTGRKVAPSSLVIRGSVKLACAIATKLHSFTASDLAQVDIHTWLELRSQLQKHHKARIEQYRFRRDPKAYLANLESRLL; from the exons ATGTGGAATGAATACAATAATCCTCGACATATAAGAACGCTAAATGGGGTAGTAGAACTACAGCTAAAAATTCGGCGATGTCAAAATAAGTCATGTATGCGGTATAAAAAAGCATATCGACCAGAGCAAGAAGGGTCACTCGCTCTACCACAGAACGAATTTGGTTTGGATGTGATTGCTTATATAGGAGCATTACGCTACCAGGAACATAGAAGTGTTCCTCAAATACATACTCACCTTGAATTAAAGGGTATATGTATAAGTAAACGAACGGTCACACACTTAATTGACAGATATGACGAGTTACTTTCTTTATGGCTAAAAGACCATAAAAGATTAAAAGCAATAGTGGCTAATCAAGGACGGGTGATATTAGCCATTGATGGGATGCAGCCAGAAATTGGACATGAGGTATTATGGGTAATTCGAGATTGTCTATCAGGAGAAATTTTACTTGCTAAAACTTTATTATCATCAAGGAATGAAGATTTAGTAGCGTTATTATTAGAAGTGGCTAATACACTGGATGTACCAATTGATGGAGTTGTTAGTGATGGACAACAATCAATTCGTAAAGCTGTTGGGTTAGCATTACCTAAAATTGCTCATGGTTTATGTCATTACCATTACCTGAAAGAAGCAATTAAACCCATATATGAGGCGGATAGAAATGCAAAAAAGGAATTG AAAAAAAAAGTTAGAGGATTACGAGAAATTGAACGTAGTGTTACCAATGAAGATAAGGATTTGGTGACTATTATTGAAGATTATTGCTCGGCAGTCCGTAGTTCTATAACCAATGATGGACATCCACCGTTAGAGGCATCTGGATTAAAGTTACAAGAAAATTTGACTTTGATAGAACAAAGCTTAGAAAGGATGGAAAAAAGAAGTGCTTTACCACCACCTTTAGTTAACCTAAAACACCTTCTAGCTAAGGGATTATCTGCTACTGCATCTTTATTTTCACCTGTGAGGGTTGCATATCAGTGGGTTGATAAAGCTAGTAATATTCTCAACAATAAAATAGGTCTTGATGCTGCTGGGGTCAAACAAAGTTATCAGCAACTGTTGACAGAAATGTCTCAACAAAAGCAGAAAGCTGGTACCCTGAACACTGCAATCGATAACTTTATAAAAACCACCCACAGCTACTGGTCTGGACTTTTTCATTGTTATGAAATTGAAGATTTTCCTAGAACTAATAATGACTTAGAACACGCTTTTGGTATGCTACGTTATCATCAACGTCGTTGTACCGGTCGTAAGGTTGCCCCCTCATCTCTCGTTATTCGTGGTTCTGTCAAACTTGCCTGTGCGATAGCTACTAAGCTTCATTCTTTTACCGCATCTGATTTAGCACAAGTTGATATTCATACTTGGCTCGAATTACGCTCTCAATTGCAAAAACACCACAAAGCCAGAATTGAACAGTATCGATTTCGCAGAGACCCCAAGGCTTACTTGGCTAATCTAGAGAGTCGTCTTCTCTAG
- a CDS encoding four helix bundle protein, whose product MSYRNQFIWQRAVQLAINCYKFTRLFPQSELYGLTSQIRRSSVSVASNIAEGYGRRSKPEYIQFLHIALGSLRELDTQLIIAKEVDLADKDLFTPILNEVEEMQSILVATLNKLKG is encoded by the coding sequence ATGAGTTATAGAAATCAGTTTATCTGGCAAAGAGCGGTTCAACTTGCTATCAATTGTTATAAATTTACCCGCCTATTTCCTCAGTCAGAATTGTATGGTTTAACCAGCCAAATCCGACGTTCATCTGTATCTGTAGCATCTAATATAGCAGAAGGCTATGGTAGACGCTCAAAGCCAGAATACATACAGTTTTTACATATTGCATTAGGTTCTTTGAGAGAATTAGATACGCAATTAATCATTGCAAAAGAAGTAGATTTAGCTGATAAAGACCTTTTTACTCCCATATTGAATGAGGTTGAAGAAATGCAAAGTATATTAGTTGCTACTTTAAACAAACTCAAAGGCTGA
- a CDS encoding HlyD family efflux transporter periplasmic adaptor subunit — MTDNYSLHAATPDEFLPPINRWVTMGGVVLLSIFATTFFLASILKYRVTVKVPATVRPDGELRLVQAATEGKIKSLAVQVNQTVNQGDIIALVEDDRLQTQKSQLQTNIQQATLQLTQIDAQITALNKQIIAERDRINRVISAAEAELNRNQRDFQDREINSSVQFREAQANLQQAEKELQKTQSQLKSAIANFKSSETSLKAAQARRDRYKPLLETGSISQDQFQEVQLAFEQQQQILESQTANVEQSQQAIQQQKYAIAAAKARLEGALANLNPSDANVVIAQEKIATERAVSEVSLSRLNQEREQLLQQKLELQKQLSRDRQELNQIMREIANTAIRASASGIIQELNLRNPAQIIRSGDIVAQISPRKSPLIIKALVPASDIRKVETNQEVQLRISSCSYTEYGTLKGSVSAISPDVINSGNQNNPAMYEVTIQPKKLELTAGDRQCAIKSGMEARADILSSETIILQFLLKKARILTNI; from the coding sequence ATGACTGATAATTATTCCTTACACGCTGCGACTCCTGATGAATTTTTGCCTCCGATTAATCGCTGGGTAACGATGGGGGGTGTGGTTCTCTTAAGCATTTTTGCGACTACTTTTTTTCTGGCTAGTATTCTTAAATATCGAGTGACTGTAAAGGTTCCGGCGACTGTGCGCCCAGATGGAGAGTTGCGCTTGGTGCAAGCAGCTACGGAAGGCAAAATTAAAAGCTTGGCTGTTCAGGTTAATCAGACAGTTAATCAAGGTGATATTATTGCCCTGGTAGAGGATGATCGGTTGCAAACGCAAAAAAGCCAACTACAAACGAATATTCAACAAGCAACACTGCAACTAACTCAAATTGATGCCCAAATTACGGCATTGAATAAACAAATAATTGCAGAGCGCGATCGCATTAATCGGGTGATATCTGCGGCGGAAGCTGAATTGAATCGTAATCAGCGTGATTTTCAAGATCGGGAAATCAATTCTTCTGTGCAATTTAGGGAGGCTCAAGCAAATCTCCAGCAAGCTGAGAAAGAGTTACAAAAAACCCAAAGTCAGTTAAAATCAGCAATTGCCAATTTTAAATCTAGCGAAACTTCTTTAAAGGCTGCACAAGCAAGACGAGATAGATATAAACCCTTACTAGAAACAGGTTCAATTTCTCAAGATCAATTTCAAGAAGTACAACTAGCTTTTGAACAACAACAACAGATCTTAGAATCGCAGACAGCTAATGTAGAACAAAGCCAACAAGCAATTCAACAACAAAAATATGCGATCGCAGCAGCAAAAGCTAGACTGGAAGGGGCATTGGCTAATCTCAATCCTAGTGATGCGAATGTGGTCATTGCTCAAGAAAAAATTGCTACAGAACGCGCTGTTAGTGAAGTTAGTTTAAGCAGATTAAATCAAGAAAGAGAACAATTATTACAGCAAAAATTAGAATTGCAAAAACAATTGAGCCGCGATCGCCAGGAACTAAACCAAATTATGCGTGAGATTGCTAACACAGCAATTCGCGCTTCTGCCTCTGGAATTATTCAGGAATTAAATCTGCGTAATCCTGCACAAATAATACGTTCGGGTGATATTGTTGCTCAAATTTCTCCTCGAAAGTCGCCTTTAATTATTAAAGCACTGGTACCAGCTTCCGATATTCGTAAAGTAGAAACAAATCAAGAAGTACAATTACGAATTTCTAGTTGTTCCTATACTGAATACGGCACTCTCAAAGGCAGTGTGAGTGCCATTTCTCCTGATGTCATTAACTCTGGTAATCAAAATAATCCAGCAATGTATGAGGTAACTATCCAACCAAAAAAACTGGAACTAACAGCAGGTGATCGCCAGTGTGCAATTAAATCTGGCATGGAAGCAAGAGCAGATATTCTTTCTTCAGAAACAATAATTCTACAGTTTCTCCTGAAAAAAGCTAGAATTTTGACAAATATTTAA
- a CDS encoding MvdD family ATP-grasp ribosomal peptide maturase, whose translation MNVLIITHSHDNESISLVTQAIESQGGKAFRFDTDRFPTEVQLDIYYSNTEKCVLVADDQKLDLNEVTAVWYRRIAIGGKIPPTMDKQLRQASIQESRATIQGMIASIRGFHLDPVPNIRRAENKQLQLQVARKIGLDTPRTLTTNNPQAVKEFAAECQQDVITKMLSSFAIYDEKGGEQVVFTNPVKSEDLENLEGLRFCPMTFQEKIAKVLELRITIVGKSILTAAVNSQALDKSRYDWRKQGVALLDAWQTHTLPQDVADKLLQLMAHFGLNYGAIDVILTPDNRYVFLEVNPVGEFFWLERCPGLPISQAIAKVLLSHI comes from the coding sequence ATGAATGTCTTAATTATTACTCACAGCCACGATAACGAAAGTATTTCTCTAGTAACTCAAGCAATTGAATCACAGGGAGGTAAAGCATTTCGTTTTGACACAGACCGATTTCCCACGGAAGTACAACTAGATATTTATTACAGTAATACGGAAAAATGTGTCCTGGTTGCTGATGACCAAAAGCTAGATTTAAACGAAGTAACAGCAGTTTGGTATCGGCGCATCGCCATTGGTGGAAAAATTCCTCCAACTATGGATAAGCAATTGCGCCAAGCTTCTATTCAAGAATCTCGCGCCACGATTCAAGGAATGATTGCCAGCATCAGAGGTTTTCACCTCGACCCTGTGCCAAATATTCGTCGTGCAGAAAACAAGCAACTACAACTGCAAGTAGCCAGAAAAATCGGTTTGGATACCCCACGGACTTTAACTACCAATAATCCCCAAGCCGTCAAAGAATTTGCCGCAGAATGTCAACAGGATGTAATTACAAAAATGCTTTCTTCCTTTGCCATTTATGACGAAAAAGGGGGAGAACAAGTAGTATTTACCAATCCCGTAAAGAGCGAAGATTTAGAAAATTTAGAGGGATTGCGTTTTTGTCCGATGACATTTCAAGAAAAAATTGCCAAAGTTTTAGAACTAAGAATCACGATTGTGGGTAAATCTATATTGACTGCGGCTGTAAATTCTCAAGCCTTAGATAAATCCCGTTACGATTGGCGAAAACAGGGGGTAGCTTTACTTGATGCTTGGCAAACCCATACTTTACCCCAAGATGTGGCAGACAAATTATTGCAACTGATGGCGCATTTTGGTTTAAATTACGGGGCAATTGATGTAATTTTAACCCCAGATAATCGCTATGTTTTTCTAGAAGTTAATCCTGTAGGTGAATTCTTTTGGTTAGAACGGTGTCCTGGCTTGCCTATTTCTCAAGCGATCGCTAAAGTTTTACTAAGTCATATTTGA
- a CDS encoding microviridin/marinostatin family tricyclic proteinase inhibitor, with protein sequence MPENRQEDLNAQAVPFFARFLEGQNCEDLTDEESEAVSGGKRGQTRKYPSDCEDGNGVTGKLRDEDIAVTLKYPSDNEDNGGGEIVTLKFPSDDDDQPVG encoded by the coding sequence ATGCCAGAGAATAGACAAGAAGATTTGAACGCACAAGCAGTTCCCTTTTTTGCCCGCTTCTTAGAAGGTCAAAACTGTGAAGACCTGACAGATGAAGAATCAGAAGCAGTTAGTGGTGGAAAAAGAGGGCAAACAAGAAAGTATCCTTCTGATTGTGAAGATGGTAATGGTGTAACCGGGAAACTTCGTGATGAAGACATTGCTGTCACTCTGAAGTATCCTTCTGATAATGAAGACAATGGTGGTGGCGAAATTGTTACTCTGAAATTTCCATCTGATGACGATGATCAACCAGTTGGTTAG
- a CDS encoding transposase has translation MKSAIELAQQFASLVRQRLSKQLDAWLNKAKNSSVSLLRSFAVSLESDYNAVKAGVTMSVSNGPVEGHINRLKMLKRQMYGRAKIDLLERRFLLTM, from the coding sequence TTGAAGTCAGCTATTGAACTAGCTCAACAGTTTGCATCTCTTGTGCGTCAACGTCTGAGCAAGCAGCTCGATGCTTGGTTAAACAAAGCTAAAAACAGCTCGGTTTCTTTGTTGCGCTCCTTTGCTGTTAGTTTAGAGTCTGACTACAATGCTGTGAAAGCAGGTGTAACTATGTCAGTTAGTAATGGCCCAGTTGAAGGGCATATTAATCGACTGAAAATGTTAAAGCGGCAGATGTATGGTCGCGCCAAAATAGATTTACTGGAGCGACGGTTTTTGTTGACTATGTGA
- the tnpA gene encoding IS200/IS605 family transposase produces the protein MKDDFVSKGRSVSDLKVHLVLVTKYRRKAFTSEMLSRLNVVMQELLEKWDCKLVTFNGEEDHVHLLFQYHPDVELSKLVNNLKSVSSRKLRQEFAEHLESFYWKDVFWSGSYFVASCGGVTVSTLRKYIEAQESLTQST, from the coding sequence ATGAAAGATGATTTTGTTTCAAAAGGAAGGTCTGTTAGCGACCTAAAAGTGCATTTAGTATTGGTTACTAAATATCGGCGTAAAGCGTTTACGTCCGAGATGCTAAGTAGACTAAATGTTGTAATGCAAGAATTATTAGAAAAGTGGGATTGTAAGCTAGTAACGTTTAATGGTGAAGAGGATCATGTACACCTACTCTTTCAGTATCATCCAGACGTTGAACTTAGCAAGTTAGTCAATAATCTAAAGTCTGTATCATCGAGGAAACTTCGCCAAGAATTTGCAGAACATTTAGAAAGTTTCTATTGGAAGGACGTATTTTGGAGTGGTTCTTATTTTGTTGCTAGTTGTGGTGGCGTTACTGTTTCTACACTAAGAAAATATATTGAAGCGCAGGAATCACTCACACAATCAACCTAG
- a CDS encoding MvdC family ATP-grasp ribosomal peptide maturase, whose amino-acid sequence MPLQRDVVLLITHSGDYFTIDRVAAALSRRNVQSFRLDTDKFPMTVKIQAYFHQSNSHHQIEYGDITLNTEQVQAVWMRRLWQPHLSPELAPQYRDACTKESLAVWDGFWDSLRHAHWVDDLQKINAAENKLYQLRVAAEVGLVIPPTLVTNNPKEAREFFEQVNGKMITKLLKPLSYSMEGSSFFMYTSTVKEEDLLDAETLRYCPMVFQAQIPKQQELRAVYVNGNLFVGALDASSYEASTQDWRRANQESCTWQPYELPKEIIQHLDQFMARLGLTFGAFDFIVTPLEEYVFLEINPTGEWGMLERDLNYPISEAIADSLIQN is encoded by the coding sequence ATGCCTTTACAGCGTGATGTAGTTTTATTAATTACTCATAGTGGTGATTATTTCACAATTGATAGAGTTGCCGCAGCTTTATCCAGGAGAAATGTCCAGTCGTTTCGCCTCGATACTGATAAGTTTCCCATGACGGTTAAAATTCAAGCTTATTTCCATCAATCAAACTCTCATCATCAGATTGAGTATGGAGACATAACCTTAAATACTGAGCAAGTACAAGCTGTATGGATGCGGCGACTTTGGCAACCGCATTTGAGTCCAGAATTAGCTCCGCAATATCGAGATGCTTGTACTAAAGAATCTTTAGCTGTGTGGGATGGCTTTTGGGACAGCCTCAGACACGCTCATTGGGTGGATGATTTACAGAAGATAAATGCAGCTGAAAATAAGTTATATCAACTGAGAGTAGCTGCTGAAGTTGGTTTGGTGATTCCTCCAACTTTAGTGACTAATAACCCCAAAGAAGCCAGAGAATTTTTTGAGCAAGTCAACGGCAAAATGATCACCAAACTGTTAAAACCCCTTTCTTACAGCATGGAAGGCTCATCTTTTTTCATGTACACCAGCACCGTTAAAGAAGAGGACTTGCTAGATGCTGAGACTCTGCGCTACTGTCCAATGGTTTTTCAAGCGCAAATTCCCAAACAGCAGGAATTACGAGCAGTATATGTCAATGGCAATTTATTTGTGGGAGCTTTAGACGCTTCTAGTTATGAAGCATCTACCCAAGATTGGCGACGTGCTAACCAAGAGTCTTGTACATGGCAGCCTTACGAATTACCAAAGGAGATTATTCAGCACCTTGATCAATTTATGGCGCGGTTGGGTTTGACATTTGGCGCGTTTGATTTCATCGTTACCCCATTAGAAGAATATGTTTTTTTAGAAATTAATCCTACAGGGGAATGGGGAATGTTAGAGCGAGATTTAAATTATCCCATTTCCGAAGCAATCGCAGATTCTCTCATTCAAAACTAA
- a CDS encoding peptidase domain-containing ABC transporter: MKYQIVLQHSEEDCGAACIATIAKYYKRDFAIARVREAVGTGAQGTTLVGLRRGAESLGFHARQVKATPQLINQLQEAPLPAIIHWKGYHWVVLYGQKGKKYVIADPGVGIRYINREELATGWANCIMLLLVPDEIRFYQQESDKIKGFSHFLARVIPYRHILTEAFLINLAMGILSLASPFLIQILTDDVLVRGDIQLLTTVGIGVMAMNIFSSSLKLIQSNLIAHFAQRLELGLTLEFGRQILRLPLTYYEAHRSGEIVSRLRDIEQINQLVSQVVISFPSQILIAIISLAFMLIYSFKLLGVAVLMAFIMSLSTIIFLPTLQRKVRDVIVTQAENQGMLIETFKGILTLKTSNTAPQAWEEIQQRFGHLANLSFSTVQIGIINNVFSGLVYGFSNLAVLWFGSSLVINQELSIGQLLAFNAMNANFNGLITTVIGFVDEFARVKTATQRVTEVIDSTPEDQNEQAKPWANLPENTDIICSQINFHHIGRANLLTDFSVTIPGGEVTALIGKSGCGKSTLAKLIAGLYPLQSGNIRFGIYNHHDLSLECRRQQIILVPQEAHFWSRSIFDNFRFSYPDVTFEQIVKACQIAGADEFINELPDGYQTVLGEFGVNISGGQKQRLALARAIVTEPPILILDESTSALDPVLEAQVLDKLLFHRQGKTTIIISHRSRVILRADLIVYLDKGHLKLQGTLDQIQVISGEHLDFLNP; the protein is encoded by the coding sequence ATGAAATATCAGATTGTTTTGCAACACAGTGAAGAAGACTGCGGCGCAGCGTGTATTGCCACTATTGCCAAATATTATAAACGGGACTTTGCGATCGCTCGTGTCCGGGAAGCTGTGGGTACAGGCGCACAAGGGACAACTCTGGTAGGTTTAAGACGCGGTGCAGAAAGTCTAGGATTTCATGCACGGCAAGTAAAAGCAACGCCACAATTAATTAATCAACTCCAGGAAGCACCTCTGCCTGCGATTATTCATTGGAAAGGTTACCACTGGGTAGTATTGTATGGTCAAAAAGGGAAAAAATATGTAATTGCAGATCCTGGCGTTGGTATTCGCTACATCAACCGCGAGGAATTAGCCACAGGCTGGGCAAATTGCATTATGTTATTGCTAGTCCCAGATGAAATTCGCTTTTATCAACAAGAATCAGATAAAATTAAGGGCTTCAGTCATTTTTTAGCCAGAGTCATACCTTATCGCCACATTTTAACGGAAGCATTTTTAATTAACTTAGCAATGGGAATATTGTCCCTAGCTTCCCCTTTTTTGATTCAAATTTTGACTGATGACGTATTAGTTAGAGGTGATATACAGCTACTAACTACAGTGGGAATTGGGGTAATGGCAATGAATATTTTTAGTAGTAGCTTAAAACTCATCCAATCTAACTTAATTGCCCATTTTGCTCAACGTTTAGAATTAGGCTTAACTTTAGAATTTGGTAGACAAATTTTGCGTCTACCTTTAACCTACTACGAAGCTCACCGGAGTGGAGAAATTGTGAGTCGTTTGCGGGATATTGAACAAATAAATCAACTTGTATCACAAGTCGTTATTAGCTTTCCTAGTCAAATTTTAATTGCCATAATTTCCCTAGCATTTATGTTGATTTACAGTTTCAAATTACTAGGTGTGGCAGTATTAATGGCATTTATTATGTCATTATCTACAATAATTTTTCTGCCGACATTACAGCGCAAAGTTCGTGATGTTATTGTCACTCAAGCCGAAAATCAAGGTATGTTAATTGAAACTTTTAAGGGGATACTAACATTGAAAACTAGCAACACAGCGCCGCAAGCTTGGGAAGAAATTCAACAGCGTTTTGGCCATCTGGCAAATTTGAGTTTTAGCACTGTGCAAATTGGTATTATCAATAATGTATTTTCTGGCTTGGTTTATGGATTTAGTAATTTGGCTGTACTATGGTTTGGGAGCAGTTTAGTAATTAATCAAGAATTAAGTATTGGTCAATTGTTAGCCTTTAATGCGATGAATGCTAATTTTAATGGTTTAATTACTACCGTAATTGGTTTTGTAGATGAATTTGCTAGAGTTAAAACTGCCACCCAACGGGTAACGGAAGTTATTGATAGTACCCCTGAAGATCAAAATGAACAAGCTAAACCTTGGGCGAATCTTCCTGAAAATACAGATATTATCTGCTCTCAAATTAATTTTCACCACATAGGTAGAGCCAACTTACTTACAGATTTTTCTGTAACTATTCCTGGGGGGGAAGTTACAGCATTAATTGGTAAATCTGGTTGTGGTAAAAGCACTTTAGCAAAACTTATAGCTGGATTATATCCGTTACAATCAGGTAATATTCGTTTCGGAATTTATAACCATCATGATTTATCTTTAGAATGTCGGCGACAGCAAATAATATTAGTCCCTCAAGAAGCCCATTTTTGGAGTCGTTCAATTTTTGATAACTTCCGCTTTAGTTATCCTGATGTTACTTTTGAACAAATTGTCAAAGCTTGTCAAATTGCTGGTGCAGATGAATTTATTAATGAATTACCGGATGGCTACCAAACTGTATTAGGGGAATTTGGGGTAAATATTTCCGGTGGGCAAAAACAAAGATTAGCTTTAGCCAGAGCTATTGTGACCGAACCACCAATTTTAATTTTAGATGAATCGACTAGTGCCTTAGACCCAGTATTAGAAGCCCAAGTATTAGATAAATTGTTATTTCATCGGCAAGGTAAAACGACTATTATTATTAGCCATCGTTCCCGTGTCATTTTACGTGCAGATTTGATTGTTTATTTAGATAAAGGGCATTTAAAACTACAAGGTACTCTAGACCAAATACAAGTTATTTCAGGAGAACACTTAGATTTTTTAAACCCTTGA
- a CDS encoding GNAT family N-acetyltransferase translates to MINLRPATLADLNLLRHWDEQPHVIASDPNDDWGWEVELARSPDWREQLIVEIDSRPIGFIQIIDPAQEDSHYWGDVGENLRAIDIWIGEETDLGKGYGTQMMRLALARCFADPLVTAILVDPLASNTRVHRFYERLGFKFIEHRCFGDDECFVYRLNREDWHCKSEVYV, encoded by the coding sequence GTGATTAACCTACGCCCCGCCACTCTAGCCGATTTGAATTTGTTGCGACATTGGGATGAGCAACCTCATGTGATTGCTTCAGATCCCAATGATGACTGGGGTTGGGAGGTAGAACTTGCTCGTTCTCCCGATTGGAGAGAGCAATTGATTGTGGAAATTGATAGTCGTCCTATCGGATTTATCCAGATCATCGATCCAGCACAAGAGGATAGCCATTACTGGGGTGATGTTGGGGAGAATCTTCGTGCCATTGATATTTGGATTGGTGAAGAGACTGATTTGGGTAAAGGCTATGGAACGCAAATGATGCGGCTTGCACTTGCTCGATGTTTTGCTGATCCACTTGTGACAGCTATACTTGTTGATCCACTAGCCAGCAATACCCGTGTTCATCGCTTTTATGAACGCCTTGGCTTCAAATTCATCGAGCATCGCTGTTTCGGTGACGATGAGTGCTTTGTTTATCGCCTAAACCGAGAAGATTGGCACTGCAAAAGTGAAGTGTATGTCTAG
- a CDS encoding MAPEG family protein, giving the protein MYIRRISFITSRKLKPQDLAVPNTLAQISPPSVSNPSDNLKNLFEIPVLFYALLLYLFITQQVDTVYVNAAWIFVLFRVLHSVVHCIFNLVILRFYLYLFATLAVWFIAFRAAFIHFSI; this is encoded by the coding sequence ATGTACATTCGTCGTATTAGTTTCATCACAAGTAGAAAACTTAAACCCCAAGACCTAGCTGTACCTAATACACTGGCACAAATTTCACCCCCAAGTGTATCTAATCCATCTGATAATCTGAAAAACCTGTTTGAGATTCCGGTACTTTTTTATGCGCTTTTACTTTATTTGTTTATCACGCAGCAGGTGGATACAGTCTATGTGAATGCTGCGTGGATTTTCGTTTTGTTTCGTGTCTTGCATAGTGTGGTTCATTGCATATTCAATCTCGTTATACTTCGGTTCTATCTTTACCTATTTGCAACGCTGGCAGTGTGGTTTATCGCGTTCCGTGCAGCTTTTATTCACTTTAGTATATAA
- a CDS encoding helix-turn-helix transcriptional regulator, with product MTIPLKLIFETINQAPSEHELRLQVVPQIGEYFGAKRYSIFFFEQLSLAADKNLQKILKIALSIEHNPIAHYLVERHAPVHEALVMSPKAWKVICPRQDHWHVMAGPIINRNQIVGVVGCTREKSMPAFDTQNLTDLSSICLHLSVWAATVDSQSTATAKSHHYPFQSDACGGLRQHLTPRELQIAQLVALGLTNAEIGHQLWITENSVKQALKRMFRKLKVSSRAEMVAQLLARKHYSPEANLDTFYLVPNSQQ from the coding sequence ATGACAATTCCCCTAAAGCTGATTTTTGAAACCATCAACCAAGCCCCTAGTGAGCATGAACTACGATTACAAGTTGTGCCACAAATTGGGGAGTATTTTGGGGCAAAACGATATTCCATCTTTTTCTTTGAGCAATTATCCTTAGCTGCTGATAAAAATCTTCAGAAAATTCTCAAAATTGCATTATCCATTGAACACAATCCCATAGCGCATTATTTGGTAGAACGTCATGCGCCTGTCCATGAAGCATTAGTGATGTCACCAAAGGCTTGGAAAGTCATTTGTCCCCGCCAAGATCATTGGCACGTTATGGCGGGGCCGATCATTAACCGCAATCAAATAGTCGGCGTAGTAGGTTGCACCCGTGAAAAATCAATGCCTGCCTTTGATACACAAAATCTCACCGATTTGAGTTCTATTTGCTTGCACCTATCTGTTTGGGCTGCAACAGTTGATTCACAATCTACTGCCACAGCAAAGTCGCACCACTATCCTTTTCAAAGCGATGCCTGCGGCGGGCTACGCCAACACTTAACACCTCGTGAGTTACAAATTGCTCAGTTGGTTGCTTTGGGGCTAACTAACGCAGAAATTGGGCATCAGCTTTGGATTACTGAAAATTCCGTCAAGCAAGCTTTAAAGCGAATGTTTCGTAAGCTTAAAGTTTCGTCTCGTGCAGAGATGGTTGCACAGCTTTTAGCTAGAAAGCATTATTCACCAGAGGCAAATTTAGATACATTTTACTTAGTGCCGAACTCCCAGCAATAA